A genomic region of Rhea pennata isolate bPtePen1 chromosome 14, bPtePen1.pri, whole genome shotgun sequence contains the following coding sequences:
- the CCNI2 gene encoding cyclin-I2 isoform X5 — protein MKCPGPSESLRLALFLENALASEARIWKVPVFQDLILKGTDISLLCYEKVVLWIAEISSRFQFYPETFALAISILNRLLASVKAQLKYLECIAISCLVLAAKTNEEDEVIPSVKMLAVQSGCKRSPAEILRMERIILDKLHWDLYTATPMDFLNIFHAMVMSNWPHLLNGLPQMNPSRHVAFLTKQLQHCMACHQLLQFKGSTLALVIITLELERLTPDWFPVITDLLKKAQVNSTKFIHCKERVDQQLMHFQTSNAIYIFYPTSQAIQAHPQARLPYSSEWKNSYQLIRLTPRR, from the exons ATGAAGTGCCCTGGACCTTCGGAGAGCCTGAGACTTGCCCTCTTCCTGGAAAATGCCTTAGCCAGCGAGGCTAGGATATGGAAAGTGCCAGTTTTCCAGGATCTCATCCTGAAG GGTACAGATATCTCTCTCTTGTGTTACGAGAAGGTGGTTCTCTGGATTGCAGAAATAAGCTCTCGGTTCCAATTTTACCCTGAAACATTTGCCTTAGCTATCAGCATCCTTAACCGGTTACTGGCATCAGTAAAG GCCCAATTAAAGTATCTTGAGTGCATAGCAATTTCCTGCCTTGTCCTTGCAGCAAAAACCAATGAAGAAGATGAG gtaATACCATCGGTGAAGATGCTTGCAGTGCAGAGTGGTTGTAAACGCTCTCCAGCTGAGATCTTGAGAATGGAAAGAATTATACTAGATAAGCTTCACTGGGATCTTTACACAGCAACACCAATGGATTTCTTAAATATT TTCCATGCCATGGTGATGTCCAACTGGCCCCATCTACTAAACGGGCTGCCTCAGATGAATCCTTCCCGCCATGTCGCATTCTTGACCAAACAGCTACAGCACTGTATGGCATGCCACCAACTATTGCAGTTTAAGGGCTCCACATTGGCTTTGGTGATCATCACCTTAGAGTTGGAGAGGCTGACTCCTGACTGGTTTCCTGTTATTACTGATCTGCTAAAAAAAGCACAG GTTAACAGCACCAAATTCATCCACTGCAAGGAGCGTGTGGATCAACAGTTAATGCACTTCCAGACATCCAAtgccatttatattttttatccCACCAGTCAAGCCATCCAGGCCCATCCCCAGGCAAGGTTGCCCTACTCTTCTGAATGGAAGAATTCCTATCAG
- the CCNI2 gene encoding cyclin-I2 isoform X1, giving the protein MKCPGPSESLRLALFLENALASEARIWKVPVFQDLILKGTDISLLCYEKVVLWIAEISSRFQFYPETFALAISILNRLLASVKAQLKYLECIAISCLVLAAKTNEEDEVIPSVKMLAVQSGCKRSPAEILRMERIILDKLHWDLYTATPMDFLNIFHAMVMSNWPHLLNGLPQMNPSRHVAFLTKQLQHCMACHQLLQFKGSTLALVIITLELERLTPDWFPVITDLLKKAQVNSTKFIHCKERVDQQLMHFQTSNAIYIFYPTSQAIQAHPQARLPYSSEWKNSYQVRLRVTGHQPVSTAFTSTAAQIPDDTMETDEYYDGFRCLYSEDRGADSGRVSMGSLCPQLRPGEGSSPCPPLEPPERD; this is encoded by the exons ATGAAGTGCCCTGGACCTTCGGAGAGCCTGAGACTTGCCCTCTTCCTGGAAAATGCCTTAGCCAGCGAGGCTAGGATATGGAAAGTGCCAGTTTTCCAGGATCTCATCCTGAAG GGTACAGATATCTCTCTCTTGTGTTACGAGAAGGTGGTTCTCTGGATTGCAGAAATAAGCTCTCGGTTCCAATTTTACCCTGAAACATTTGCCTTAGCTATCAGCATCCTTAACCGGTTACTGGCATCAGTAAAG GCCCAATTAAAGTATCTTGAGTGCATAGCAATTTCCTGCCTTGTCCTTGCAGCAAAAACCAATGAAGAAGATGAG gtaATACCATCGGTGAAGATGCTTGCAGTGCAGAGTGGTTGTAAACGCTCTCCAGCTGAGATCTTGAGAATGGAAAGAATTATACTAGATAAGCTTCACTGGGATCTTTACACAGCAACACCAATGGATTTCTTAAATATT TTCCATGCCATGGTGATGTCCAACTGGCCCCATCTACTAAACGGGCTGCCTCAGATGAATCCTTCCCGCCATGTCGCATTCTTGACCAAACAGCTACAGCACTGTATGGCATGCCACCAACTATTGCAGTTTAAGGGCTCCACATTGGCTTTGGTGATCATCACCTTAGAGTTGGAGAGGCTGACTCCTGACTGGTTTCCTGTTATTACTGATCTGCTAAAAAAAGCACAG GTTAACAGCACCAAATTCATCCACTGCAAGGAGCGTGTGGATCAACAGTTAATGCACTTCCAGACATCCAAtgccatttatattttttatccCACCAGTCAAGCCATCCAGGCCCATCCCCAGGCAAGGTTGCCCTACTCTTCTGAATGGAAGAATTCCTATCAGGTGAGGCTGCGGGTCACTGGTCACCAGCCAGTTTCAACAGCTTTCACCTCTACTGCAGCCCAAATTCCAGATGACACCATGGAGACAGATGAATACTATGATGGATTCAGGTGCCTGTACAGCGAGGATAGGGGAGCAGATAGCGGAAGGGTGAGCATGGGCAGCTTGTGCCCCCAGCTGAGgcctggagaaggcagctcCCCGTGTCCCCCCTTAGAGCCGCCCGAAAGGGACTAG
- the CCNI2 gene encoding cyclin-I2 isoform X4, which translates to MKCPGPSESLRLALFLENALASEARIWKVPVFQDLILKGTDISLLCYEKVVLWIAEISSRFQFYPETFALAISILNRLLASVKAQLKYLECIAISCLVLAAKTNEEDEVIPSVKMLAVQSGCKRSPAEILRMERIILDKLHWDLYTATPMDFLNIFHAMVMSNWPHLLNGLPQMNPSRHVAFLTKQLQHCMACHQLLQFKGSTLALVIITLELERLTPDWFPVITDLLKKAQVNSTKFIHCKERVDQQLMHFQTSNAIYIFYPTSQAIQAHPQARLPYSSEWKNSYQGQPFLDILL; encoded by the exons ATGAAGTGCCCTGGACCTTCGGAGAGCCTGAGACTTGCCCTCTTCCTGGAAAATGCCTTAGCCAGCGAGGCTAGGATATGGAAAGTGCCAGTTTTCCAGGATCTCATCCTGAAG GGTACAGATATCTCTCTCTTGTGTTACGAGAAGGTGGTTCTCTGGATTGCAGAAATAAGCTCTCGGTTCCAATTTTACCCTGAAACATTTGCCTTAGCTATCAGCATCCTTAACCGGTTACTGGCATCAGTAAAG GCCCAATTAAAGTATCTTGAGTGCATAGCAATTTCCTGCCTTGTCCTTGCAGCAAAAACCAATGAAGAAGATGAG gtaATACCATCGGTGAAGATGCTTGCAGTGCAGAGTGGTTGTAAACGCTCTCCAGCTGAGATCTTGAGAATGGAAAGAATTATACTAGATAAGCTTCACTGGGATCTTTACACAGCAACACCAATGGATTTCTTAAATATT TTCCATGCCATGGTGATGTCCAACTGGCCCCATCTACTAAACGGGCTGCCTCAGATGAATCCTTCCCGCCATGTCGCATTCTTGACCAAACAGCTACAGCACTGTATGGCATGCCACCAACTATTGCAGTTTAAGGGCTCCACATTGGCTTTGGTGATCATCACCTTAGAGTTGGAGAGGCTGACTCCTGACTGGTTTCCTGTTATTACTGATCTGCTAAAAAAAGCACAG GTTAACAGCACCAAATTCATCCACTGCAAGGAGCGTGTGGATCAACAGTTAATGCACTTCCAGACATCCAAtgccatttatattttttatccCACCAGTCAAGCCATCCAGGCCCATCCCCAGGCAAGGTTGCCCTACTCTTCTGAATGGAAGAATTCCTATCAG
- the CCNI2 gene encoding cyclin-I2 isoform X3 codes for MKCPGPSESLRLALFLENALASEARIWKVPVFQDLILKGTDISLLCYEKVVLWIAEISSRFQFYPETFALAISILNRLLASVKAQLKYLECIAISCLVLAAKTNEEDEVIPSVKMLAVQSGCKRSPAEILRMERIILDKLHWDLYTATPMDFLNIFHAMVMSNWPHLLNGLPQMNPSRHVAFLTKQLQHCMACHQLLQFKGSTLALVIITLELERLTPDWFPVITDLLKKAQVNSTKFIHCKERVDQQLMHFQTSNAIYIFYPTSQAIQAHPQARLPYSSEWKNSYQEQNSWTLGCAGLMPCAALSATYYT; via the exons ATGAAGTGCCCTGGACCTTCGGAGAGCCTGAGACTTGCCCTCTTCCTGGAAAATGCCTTAGCCAGCGAGGCTAGGATATGGAAAGTGCCAGTTTTCCAGGATCTCATCCTGAAG GGTACAGATATCTCTCTCTTGTGTTACGAGAAGGTGGTTCTCTGGATTGCAGAAATAAGCTCTCGGTTCCAATTTTACCCTGAAACATTTGCCTTAGCTATCAGCATCCTTAACCGGTTACTGGCATCAGTAAAG GCCCAATTAAAGTATCTTGAGTGCATAGCAATTTCCTGCCTTGTCCTTGCAGCAAAAACCAATGAAGAAGATGAG gtaATACCATCGGTGAAGATGCTTGCAGTGCAGAGTGGTTGTAAACGCTCTCCAGCTGAGATCTTGAGAATGGAAAGAATTATACTAGATAAGCTTCACTGGGATCTTTACACAGCAACACCAATGGATTTCTTAAATATT TTCCATGCCATGGTGATGTCCAACTGGCCCCATCTACTAAACGGGCTGCCTCAGATGAATCCTTCCCGCCATGTCGCATTCTTGACCAAACAGCTACAGCACTGTATGGCATGCCACCAACTATTGCAGTTTAAGGGCTCCACATTGGCTTTGGTGATCATCACCTTAGAGTTGGAGAGGCTGACTCCTGACTGGTTTCCTGTTATTACTGATCTGCTAAAAAAAGCACAG GTTAACAGCACCAAATTCATCCACTGCAAGGAGCGTGTGGATCAACAGTTAATGCACTTCCAGACATCCAAtgccatttatattttttatccCACCAGTCAAGCCATCCAGGCCCATCCCCAGGCAAGGTTGCCCTACTCTTCTGAATGGAAGAATTCCTATCAG
- the CCNI2 gene encoding cyclin-I2 isoform X2 → METVRLSCFCKGTDISLLCYEKVVLWIAEISSRFQFYPETFALAISILNRLLASVKAQLKYLECIAISCLVLAAKTNEEDEVIPSVKMLAVQSGCKRSPAEILRMERIILDKLHWDLYTATPMDFLNIFHAMVMSNWPHLLNGLPQMNPSRHVAFLTKQLQHCMACHQLLQFKGSTLALVIITLELERLTPDWFPVITDLLKKAQVNSTKFIHCKERVDQQLMHFQTSNAIYIFYPTSQAIQAHPQARLPYSSEWKNSYQVRLRVTGHQPVSTAFTSTAAQIPDDTMETDEYYDGFRCLYSEDRGADSGRVSMGSLCPQLRPGEGSSPCPPLEPPERD, encoded by the exons ATGGAAACAGTGAGGCTCAGCTGCTTTTGTAAG GGTACAGATATCTCTCTCTTGTGTTACGAGAAGGTGGTTCTCTGGATTGCAGAAATAAGCTCTCGGTTCCAATTTTACCCTGAAACATTTGCCTTAGCTATCAGCATCCTTAACCGGTTACTGGCATCAGTAAAG GCCCAATTAAAGTATCTTGAGTGCATAGCAATTTCCTGCCTTGTCCTTGCAGCAAAAACCAATGAAGAAGATGAG gtaATACCATCGGTGAAGATGCTTGCAGTGCAGAGTGGTTGTAAACGCTCTCCAGCTGAGATCTTGAGAATGGAAAGAATTATACTAGATAAGCTTCACTGGGATCTTTACACAGCAACACCAATGGATTTCTTAAATATT TTCCATGCCATGGTGATGTCCAACTGGCCCCATCTACTAAACGGGCTGCCTCAGATGAATCCTTCCCGCCATGTCGCATTCTTGACCAAACAGCTACAGCACTGTATGGCATGCCACCAACTATTGCAGTTTAAGGGCTCCACATTGGCTTTGGTGATCATCACCTTAGAGTTGGAGAGGCTGACTCCTGACTGGTTTCCTGTTATTACTGATCTGCTAAAAAAAGCACAG GTTAACAGCACCAAATTCATCCACTGCAAGGAGCGTGTGGATCAACAGTTAATGCACTTCCAGACATCCAAtgccatttatattttttatccCACCAGTCAAGCCATCCAGGCCCATCCCCAGGCAAGGTTGCCCTACTCTTCTGAATGGAAGAATTCCTATCAGGTGAGGCTGCGGGTCACTGGTCACCAGCCAGTTTCAACAGCTTTCACCTCTACTGCAGCCCAAATTCCAGATGACACCATGGAGACAGATGAATACTATGATGGATTCAGGTGCCTGTACAGCGAGGATAGGGGAGCAGATAGCGGAAGGGTGAGCATGGGCAGCTTGTGCCCCCAGCTGAGgcctggagaaggcagctcCCCGTGTCCCCCCTTAGAGCCGCCCGAAAGGGACTAG